In Paraflavitalea devenefica, the following are encoded in one genomic region:
- a CDS encoding RNA polymerase sigma factor, which produces MTEEAILQGCLQNNTTAQRELYQRYSPKMLSVCYRFAHNREDAEDMLQEGFIKVFSQIHTFQNKGAFEGWIRRIIVHTCINHLKKNKKFNESVDIIHANTMQVREESVPSIVQAKQVVECIRLLPIGYRTVLNLYAVEGYSHKEIADMLDIEESTSRSQYTRARQMLEDILVKKRIIQKPKEKISWFGMTAGQ; this is translated from the coding sequence ATGACCGAAGAAGCCATTTTACAAGGCTGTTTACAAAACAATACGACTGCCCAGCGGGAATTATACCAACGGTATAGCCCAAAGATGTTGTCAGTTTGTTACCGGTTTGCCCACAACCGGGAAGATGCAGAGGATATGTTGCAGGAAGGTTTTATCAAGGTATTCTCACAGATACATACCTTCCAGAATAAAGGCGCTTTTGAAGGTTGGATTCGCCGTATCATTGTTCATACCTGCATCAACCACCTGAAGAAAAATAAGAAGTTTAATGAAAGCGTGGATATCATACACGCCAATACGATGCAGGTACGGGAAGAATCAGTCCCGTCCATTGTGCAGGCCAAACAGGTAGTTGAATGTATCCGCCTGTTGCCGATAGGATACCGGACAGTATTGAATCTCTATGCTGTAGAGGGATATTCACACAAAGAGATCGCTGATATGTTGGATATAGAAGAAAGTACCAGCCGCTCCCAATATACAAGGGCAAGGCAGATGCTGGAAGACATACTGGTTAAAAAGAGAATCATTCAAAAGCCAAAAGAAAAGATCAGCTGGTTTGGAATGACCGCGGGACAGTGA
- the gpmI gene encoding 2,3-bisphosphoglycerate-independent phosphoglycerate mutase: MSSAKAILIIMDGWGLGKVKTSDAIQNANVPFVSSLYAKYPNTTLVTCGEAVGLPDGQMGNSEVGHLNLGAGRIVYQELQRINVAVRDGSFDKNPVLLNSIQYALDNKKPLHLLGLVSDGGVHSHTLHLKAIVSLCAKKGLKEVYIHAFTDGRDTDPKSGLGYLKDLQEHLNKTTGKIATVSGRYYAMDRDKRWERVKLAYDALVNGAGEKATDGIAAIEQSYAHNITDEFIKPTVITGDNQQPLITIKDGDVAICFNFRTDRCREITQVLTQTDMPDHGMKKLSLHYTTMTEYDKTFKNVQVVFENDNLNNTLGEILAKNGKTQIRIAETEKYPHVSFFFSGGREVPFDGERRIMVPSPKVATYDLQPEMSAFELTDAIVPEIEKESADFICLNYANADMVGHTGIWEAAIKAAETVDKCVERVVTAALAHGYTVFLTADHGNADYMINEDGTPNTAHTLNLVPLFVIDKDWKGTVKAGKLGDLAPTILTKMGLPIPAEMTGEVLIG, encoded by the coding sequence ATGTCATCCGCCAAAGCAATTTTAATCATCATGGATGGTTGGGGCCTGGGTAAAGTAAAGACTTCAGACGCCATCCAAAACGCCAACGTTCCCTTTGTAAGCTCCCTTTATGCCAAATACCCAAACACCACACTCGTTACCTGCGGCGAAGCAGTAGGATTGCCCGACGGACAAATGGGTAACAGTGAAGTAGGTCACCTCAACCTGGGCGCCGGACGCATCGTATACCAGGAATTACAGCGCATCAATGTAGCCGTACGGGACGGTTCTTTTGATAAGAATCCGGTACTGTTAAATTCCATACAATATGCCCTGGATAATAAGAAACCCCTGCACTTGCTGGGACTGGTCAGTGATGGCGGCGTTCACTCCCATACACTGCATCTGAAGGCCATCGTTTCCCTTTGCGCCAAAAAAGGATTAAAAGAAGTTTATATCCATGCCTTCACTGATGGCCGCGATACAGACCCCAAAAGCGGCCTTGGTTACCTGAAAGACCTGCAGGAACACCTCAACAAAACCACCGGCAAGATCGCTACCGTAAGTGGCCGCTATTATGCCATGGACCGCGACAAACGCTGGGAGCGGGTAAAGCTGGCGTATGATGCGCTGGTAAATGGCGCCGGCGAAAAAGCAACCGACGGCATCGCCGCCATTGAACAATCTTACGCGCACAACATTACTGATGAGTTCATAAAGCCTACTGTTATTACAGGCGATAATCAGCAGCCCCTCATCACCATCAAAGATGGCGATGTAGCTATTTGCTTCAACTTCCGCACCGACCGTTGCCGGGAAATAACACAGGTGCTCACCCAAACCGATATGCCCGACCATGGTATGAAGAAACTGTCCCTGCATTATACTACCATGACGGAGTACGACAAAACCTTCAAAAACGTACAGGTTGTTTTTGAAAATGATAACCTGAACAATACCCTGGGGGAAATACTGGCTAAAAATGGCAAGACACAGATCCGCATTGCCGAAACAGAAAAATACCCGCACGTTTCCTTCTTCTTCAGTGGTGGCCGGGAAGTACCTTTCGATGGCGAGCGCCGGATCATGGTCCCTTCGCCCAAAGTAGCCACCTACGACCTGCAACCGGAAATGAGCGCCTTTGAATTAACAGACGCCATTGTTCCGGAAATAGAAAAAGAAAGTGCCGACTTCATTTGCCTCAATTATGCCAATGCCGACATGGTGGGCCATACAGGTATTTGGGAAGCGGCTATAAAAGCAGCGGAAACAGTAGATAAATGCGTGGAGCGGGTCGTTACTGCCGCCCTGGCGCATGGCTATACCGTTTTCCTCACCGCCGACCATGGCAATGCCGATTACATGATCAATGAGGATGGCACCCCTAATACGGCCCATACGCTCAACCTGGTGCCTTTATTCGTCATTGACAAAGACTGGAAGGGTACCGTAAAGGCCGGCAAACTGGGCGATTTAGCCCCTACCATCCTCACCAAAATGGGCCTGCCCATCCCGGCCGAAATGACCGGGGAGGTGCTGATCGGATAA